One genomic region from Sphingobacterium multivorum encodes:
- a CDS encoding thiamine pyrophosphate-dependent enzyme, whose product MKNVAHQIVGLLKDAGIQRIYAVTGDSLNFFNEAVHADGTMQWIHVRHEEVGAFAATAEADLHGIACCAGSSGPGHVHLINGVYEAHKTRVPMLVIASTCATYEFGTDYFQETNPIKLFDDCSCYNQMITRPEQVQRMVQNALQQAISKRDVAVIGLPGDVSEMEAVQMNTATKVFFTEPQIRPSEMEIGRLAQYINQAEKITLFCGVGAKKAQQQIVALSQKIHAPVGYSFKAKMDIQRDNPNEIGMTGLLGMASAFQSMHHSDLILLLGTDFPYKDFIPTNKTIIQIDIEGEKLGRRSIVDYGLVGDIEHTIKAVLPFVEARSDTKFLEKQLASYEKVKEDLMTYVEDSGSECAIQPEFVAHTIDQKASDDAIFLLDTGMCCVWGARYINQRKDRIMLGSFNHGSMANAMPMAIGAALTHPERQVIAFCGDGGLSMLLGDLATIKQYNLPIKIIVFNNRALGMVKLEMQVSGLKDQETNMVNPDFAMIAQAMGIRAFTVTQPQDVDGVIHEAFGIVDEPVLIDLYTNPNALAMPPKISFSQMKGMTESMAKLMLSGNFEEVWDTIKSNYKHLKSL is encoded by the coding sequence ATGAAAAATGTAGCACACCAGATTGTGGGTCTTTTAAAGGATGCGGGAATTCAGCGTATTTATGCCGTAACGGGCGATAGTTTAAATTTTTTCAACGAAGCTGTTCATGCAGATGGAACGATGCAATGGATACATGTCAGGCATGAGGAAGTGGGGGCATTTGCCGCAACGGCAGAGGCTGATTTGCACGGGATCGCCTGTTGTGCCGGAAGTAGTGGGCCGGGGCATGTGCATCTGATCAATGGTGTTTATGAAGCACACAAGACACGTGTACCCATGCTTGTGATCGCATCAACCTGTGCTACATATGAATTTGGAACCGATTATTTTCAAGAAACCAATCCAATCAAACTGTTTGATGATTGTTCTTGCTACAATCAAATGATCACTCGGCCGGAGCAGGTACAACGTATGGTGCAAAATGCATTACAACAGGCTATCTCTAAACGGGATGTCGCAGTTATCGGCCTACCTGGTGATGTATCAGAAATGGAAGCCGTTCAGATGAACACTGCAACGAAAGTGTTTTTTACCGAGCCGCAAATTAGACCTTCGGAGATGGAAATTGGGCGATTGGCACAATATATCAATCAGGCAGAAAAGATAACCTTGTTCTGTGGTGTGGGAGCCAAGAAAGCACAGCAGCAAATAGTAGCGTTATCACAAAAAATCCATGCGCCAGTAGGTTATTCATTTAAAGCAAAGATGGATATTCAACGCGACAATCCCAATGAAATCGGGATGACAGGACTTCTAGGAATGGCTTCGGCTTTTCAAAGTATGCATCATTCCGATCTTATTTTACTTTTGGGGACTGATTTTCCTTATAAGGATTTTATACCGACCAACAAAACCATTATCCAGATTGATATTGAAGGTGAAAAGCTAGGGCGCAGATCTATCGTAGATTATGGATTAGTGGGCGATATTGAACATACCATTAAGGCTGTATTGCCTTTTGTGGAAGCGCGTTCGGATACGAAATTTCTGGAGAAGCAGCTTGCTTCTTATGAAAAGGTCAAGGAAGATCTCATGACGTATGTGGAGGATTCAGGCAGCGAATGCGCAATACAGCCGGAATTTGTCGCGCATACCATTGATCAGAAAGCCAGTGATGATGCGATTTTCTTGCTTGATACCGGGATGTGCTGTGTTTGGGGAGCACGTTATATTAATCAGCGAAAGGATCGAATCATGCTGGGGTCTTTCAATCATGGGTCTATGGCTAATGCCATGCCAATGGCTATAGGCGCTGCATTGACACATCCTGAGCGCCAGGTTATTGCTTTTTGTGGTGACGGAGGACTGTCCATGTTGTTGGGTGATCTGGCAACAATAAAACAATATAATCTGCCGATCAAAATCATCGTTTTCAACAATCGTGCACTTGGTATGGTGAAATTGGAAATGCAGGTATCAGGTCTTAAAGATCAGGAAACCAATATGGTCAATCCAGATTTTGCGATGATCGCCCAGGCGATGGGCATACGTGCGTTTACGGTCACTCAACCCCAGGATGTGGATGGTGTTATCCATGAGGCTTTTGGGATTGTCGATGAGCCTGTCCTGATTGATCTATATACCAATCCCAACGCGCTCGCCATGCCGCCCAAGATCTCCTTCAGTCAAATGAAAGGGATGACAGAAAGTATGGCAAAATTAATGTTGTCGGGTAATTTCGAAGAAGTGTGGGATACCATCAAGTCTAACTATAAACATTTGAAATCGCTTTAA
- a CDS encoding diacylglycerol kinase family protein, whose product MAKNNFSFRARLKSFRYAFSGLKTAWQEEHNFRVHCIAAIMAILLSFVLHIRTHEWIAVLFAIGFVFVCELLNTALENMADFICPEDNPNIKKMKDVAAAAVMISSITALLIGLLIFTPKLISLALRYIF is encoded by the coding sequence ATGGCCAAAAACAACTTTTCATTCCGTGCCAGATTAAAGAGTTTTCGCTACGCCTTCAGCGGGCTGAAAACAGCCTGGCAGGAAGAACACAATTTCAGGGTGCATTGTATCGCGGCCATTATGGCCATACTGCTATCCTTTGTTCTTCACATCCGTACCCATGAATGGATTGCTGTGCTATTTGCCATTGGTTTTGTATTCGTCTGTGAATTGTTAAATACTGCATTGGAGAATATGGCTGACTTTATCTGTCCTGAAGATAACCCAAACATCAAAAAGATGAAAGATGTTGCCGCAGCGGCAGTGATGATAAGCAGCATCACTGCACTATTGATCGGCCTCTTAATTTTTACGCCAAAGCTGATCTCATTGGCCCTTCGTTACATTTTCTAA
- a CDS encoding MalY/PatB family protein, producing the protein MIYNFDKTIVRRGTDSVKWNQHDYADLIPLWVADMDFPAAQPVVDALAKRVQHAVYGYATIPAAFYSAVMSWSSRRHKFVLQPEWILPVIGVVPALSALVSALTSSGDKVLVQEPVYHCFFSSIERNQAEVVSNDLIYRNGEYTIDFEDFEHKASDPKVKLFILCSPHNPAGRVWTRAELERLGEICLRHQVLVISDEIHCDLVFEGYTHIPFGSISAAFLANSITCVAPSKTFNLAGLQVATVLVADPELKRKVQQAFLANEISSISPFAITGLIAAYEWGGEWLDQALSYIHANYLYLKGFMNEHLPALHVLPLEGTYLVWVDCAALGISSRKLGKLLLDEAHVQVNVGAMYGKGSDDFIRLNVACSREVLTTGLLRLKTVFSSLLQGAK; encoded by the coding sequence ATGATCTATAATTTTGACAAAACGATTGTTCGTCGTGGTACCGATTCGGTCAAATGGAATCAACACGATTATGCCGATTTGATTCCACTCTGGGTTGCGGATATGGACTTTCCAGCAGCACAACCAGTCGTGGATGCACTTGCGAAACGGGTTCAACATGCGGTATATGGTTATGCTACGATTCCAGCTGCTTTTTACAGCGCAGTGATGAGCTGGTCCTCACGGCGACATAAATTTGTACTTCAACCGGAATGGATACTTCCTGTTATCGGTGTGGTACCGGCGCTTTCGGCTTTGGTTAGCGCATTGACATCGTCCGGAGATAAGGTTTTGGTGCAAGAGCCTGTATATCATTGTTTTTTTTCTTCCATAGAACGCAATCAGGCCGAGGTGGTTTCCAATGACCTGATTTATCGTAATGGCGAGTATACGATCGATTTTGAGGATTTTGAGCATAAAGCAAGTGATCCGAAAGTCAAGTTATTTATTTTATGTAGCCCACATAACCCTGCTGGGCGAGTTTGGACCCGAGCTGAGCTTGAACGTCTTGGTGAAATCTGTTTGCGGCACCAAGTTTTAGTCATTTCAGATGAAATTCATTGCGATCTGGTATTTGAAGGCTATACACATATTCCTTTTGGAAGTATCAGTGCAGCCTTTTTGGCGAATTCGATTACCTGTGTAGCACCGAGTAAAACCTTTAATTTGGCGGGATTGCAGGTCGCTACAGTCCTCGTGGCCGATCCTGAACTCAAGAGGAAGGTGCAACAGGCTTTCTTAGCTAATGAGATCAGTAGCATAAGTCCCTTTGCCATTACGGGCTTGATCGCTGCGTATGAGTGGGGCGGGGAATGGTTGGATCAGGCTTTAAGCTACATCCATGCAAATTATCTGTATTTGAAAGGCTTTATGAACGAACATCTGCCTGCTTTGCATGTGCTTCCTTTGGAGGGTACTTATCTTGTGTGGGTAGATTGCGCCGCTTTGGGGATTTCAAGTCGAAAATTGGGAAAGCTCTTATTGGACGAAGCGCATGTGCAGGTGAATGTAGGTGCGATGTACGGGAAGGGGAGTGATGACTTTATTCGCCTCAACGTTGCTTGTTCAAGGGAGGTATTGACAACAGGCTTGTTGCGTTTGAAGACTGTTTTCTCTTCTTTGCTCCAAGGGGCAAAATAG
- a CDS encoding S46 family peptidase — MKFINRTTIALALFLTMANSPYSKANPDEGMFPLSELNRAGLKKAGLKISERDIYNPGQVGLVDALVQVSGCTGSFVSNRGLIITNHHCAFSAVQLASTAINNYLKNGFVAQNQEQEIEAKGLKIRITDSYEDVSAKILNAVANISDPVERINTIKRKQQELVKQAEKEDPTIKAEVSEMFIGKSYVLFRYKTIEDVRLVYIPRQNIGEFGGETDNWVWPRHTGDYSFLRAYVGKNGKSAPYSKDNVPYQPKKHLKVNPNGVRENDFTFILGYPGKTFRHRPAQYIQYQQEYLLPYVSNLYDFQNKQMEEAGKDNTDIALSLATRIKRNANVLKNYRGKLKGLRGIDLLSTKKQEDEALAAFILSKPELKNKYGSLLADIDAYYQISDQDALKELWINNIYNSTSLLKVARDLNVLKTNLAKEKSSQAARQLFDLNIEKLKTALKETYESYNKQADQRIFARMLEDAIAFQGKNQLASIQKLQFNTGTAQEFATEIIQNSKLADQKYILNTVLANADALQKFDDKLLDFQGKLNNDIVDFAAEQKRREGVLNKLMGDYVAVKEIFQAKNFIPDANSTLRLTYGHIKGYSPADATYMKPFTTIEGIIQKGNLGLAEFDYPQEIKTAYLNKNFGPYVQKDLGSVPVNILYDMDTTGGNSGSPIMNANGELIGVNFDRAYDATINDFAWNESYSRSIGVDIRYVLWVADKIDNAHFILKEMGI; from the coding sequence ATGAAGTTTATAAATCGTACGACAATTGCACTAGCTTTATTCTTAACCATGGCAAACAGCCCTTATAGCAAGGCAAATCCTGATGAGGGAATGTTTCCATTGAGCGAATTAAATAGAGCTGGATTGAAAAAAGCCGGATTAAAGATCAGTGAGAGAGACATCTACAATCCTGGTCAGGTCGGACTGGTAGATGCCCTGGTTCAAGTTAGTGGATGTACCGGATCGTTTGTCTCAAACCGTGGTCTGATTATTACCAATCATCATTGTGCTTTTTCTGCCGTTCAACTTGCGAGTACAGCAATCAACAATTACCTAAAAAACGGTTTTGTCGCACAAAATCAAGAGCAGGAAATTGAGGCAAAAGGATTAAAAATAAGAATTACCGATTCTTATGAGGATGTTTCCGCTAAAATATTAAATGCTGTCGCCAACATCAGCGATCCTGTGGAGCGTATCAATACGATCAAACGTAAACAACAAGAACTGGTTAAACAAGCTGAAAAGGAAGATCCGACGATTAAAGCTGAAGTATCGGAAATGTTTATCGGCAAAAGCTATGTCCTATTCCGTTATAAAACAATTGAAGACGTTCGTTTGGTTTATATTCCACGTCAAAACATCGGTGAATTTGGTGGAGAGACCGATAACTGGGTATGGCCACGCCACACGGGAGATTATTCTTTTCTGAGAGCTTATGTCGGCAAAAACGGAAAATCTGCACCTTATTCTAAAGATAACGTTCCTTACCAGCCAAAAAAACACCTTAAAGTCAATCCAAATGGTGTACGGGAAAATGATTTCACCTTTATCCTTGGTTATCCCGGAAAAACATTCCGACACAGACCAGCACAATATATTCAATATCAACAGGAATATCTTTTGCCTTACGTATCCAACCTGTATGATTTCCAAAATAAACAGATGGAGGAAGCAGGAAAAGACAATACCGATATCGCCCTGTCCTTGGCAACACGCATAAAACGTAATGCCAATGTATTGAAAAACTATCGTGGTAAACTCAAGGGCTTACGAGGAATCGACTTGCTATCGACAAAAAAACAAGAAGACGAAGCATTGGCAGCGTTTATTTTAAGTAAACCTGAACTGAAAAACAAATATGGAAGTCTACTCGCTGATATTGATGCCTATTATCAGATCAGTGATCAAGATGCCCTGAAAGAACTTTGGATCAACAATATTTACAATAGCACAAGCTTATTGAAAGTAGCTCGCGACCTAAACGTTCTGAAAACCAACTTAGCCAAGGAAAAATCATCCCAGGCGGCCAGACAGCTTTTCGATTTAAATATTGAAAAGTTAAAAACAGCACTTAAAGAAACTTACGAAAGCTACAATAAGCAAGCTGATCAGCGTATTTTTGCCCGAATGCTGGAAGACGCCATCGCGTTCCAGGGAAAAAACCAATTGGCCTCCATTCAGAAATTGCAGTTTAATACGGGTACTGCACAAGAATTTGCCACAGAAATCATCCAAAACAGCAAACTTGCCGATCAAAAATATATACTGAATACCGTCTTGGCCAATGCCGATGCATTGCAGAAATTTGACGACAAATTATTGGATTTCCAGGGCAAGCTGAACAATGACATTGTCGATTTCGCAGCTGAGCAAAAAAGACGTGAAGGGGTACTGAACAAATTAATGGGCGATTATGTTGCCGTCAAGGAAATTTTCCAGGCCAAGAACTTTATTCCTGATGCAAATTCAACCTTACGTCTTACTTACGGGCACATCAAAGGCTACTCGCCTGCTGATGCAACCTATATGAAACCGTTTACAACAATCGAAGGGATTATTCAAAAAGGAAATCTTGGTTTAGCAGAATTTGACTATCCACAAGAAATCAAGACAGCTTACCTCAATAAAAATTTTGGTCCTTATGTTCAAAAAGACCTGGGATCCGTGCCGGTCAATATCTTATATGATATGGATACCACAGGCGGAAATTCAGGATCTCCAATTATGAATGCCAATGGTGAATTAATCGGTGTAAATTTTGACCGTGCTTACGACGCAACAATTAATGATTTCGCTTGGAACGAGAGTTACAGTAGATCCATCGGAGTTGACATTCGTTATGTCCTCTGGGTTGCCGATAAAATTGACAACGCGCATTTTATCCTGAAAGAAATGGGTATCTAA
- a CDS encoding hydrogen peroxide-inducible genes activator, with translation MTLIQLEYIIAVDTYRSFVAAAEKCFVTQPTLSMQIQKLEESLGAKIFDRSRQPVVPTEIGEKIILQARMVLTESRKINEIVQDKKGEIEGTLRVGVIPTIAPYLLPNVLTTFMEKYPKLQLQIWEYTTERIVHELKVGLLDCGVLSTPLNDPGILESPLFYENFVAYISVNSPLFPKKILSGDDIADDKLWLLNEGHCMRGQVLNICHHKHNQDLTGRFEYNTGSVETLKRMVDINDGITILPELSIWDYSDEQLDRIRYFKSPEPVREISLVTTQNYVKRQAIQALEREILAVVPDKFKTKKKKEVLSFQ, from the coding sequence ATGACCTTAATCCAATTGGAATATATTATAGCTGTTGATACCTACCGAAGTTTTGTTGCAGCTGCAGAAAAATGTTTTGTCACACAACCTACGTTGAGCATGCAAATACAAAAACTCGAGGAGTCTTTAGGGGCAAAAATCTTTGATCGGAGCCGTCAGCCTGTTGTTCCTACAGAAATCGGCGAGAAAATTATTCTTCAAGCTCGAATGGTATTGACGGAAAGCCGAAAAATCAATGAGATTGTACAGGATAAAAAAGGGGAAATTGAGGGCACGCTAAGGGTCGGTGTTATCCCGACAATCGCACCTTATTTACTTCCGAATGTGCTGACCACATTTATGGAAAAATATCCGAAGCTACAATTGCAGATATGGGAATATACCACAGAACGGATTGTGCATGAATTGAAGGTCGGACTTTTGGACTGTGGTGTGCTATCTACTCCTTTAAATGATCCTGGGATTTTGGAGTCGCCCTTATTTTACGAAAATTTTGTTGCCTATATCTCAGTCAATAGTCCGCTGTTTCCAAAAAAAATACTGAGTGGCGATGATATTGCCGATGATAAACTTTGGTTGCTCAATGAGGGGCATTGTATGCGTGGGCAGGTACTTAATATTTGTCACCACAAACACAATCAAGATCTTACGGGAAGATTTGAATATAACACCGGTAGCGTAGAGACCTTAAAACGTATGGTCGATATCAACGACGGCATCACCATATTGCCCGAATTGTCGATTTGGGATTATTCCGACGAACAATTGGATCGTATCCGTTATTTCAAATCACCAGAACCGGTACGCGAGATATCATTGGTAACCACACAGAACTATGTGAAGAGACAAGCCATCCAGGCGCTGGAAAGAGAAATATTGGCCGTAGTACCCGATAAATTCAAAACAAAAAAGAAGAAGGAAGTGTTGAGCTTTCAATAG
- a CDS encoding chloride channel protein: MGNLKRRFFKKIDQINQWRMKKVSNRNFIIILAFLVGIVGGIMASVLKRLTHFIATTIQDDIDWKVKYSVYLIFPLIGILLSVFFVRKFLKGKKMEHGITPIIYAISRKGSRLDPSNIYSQVVTSAITVGFGGSCGLEAPVALGGSSIGSNIARFFGLQYKEVTMLLACGAAAGISGAFNSPLAGMIFAIEILLPEFSIPVFIPLLISSALASVVSRVLYNEPLFSTFNSDWQVSALVFYLLLAVLIGLYTIYFARVSRSVGKWFSKIKNPYNKVWVSGIALGLMIFVFPALYGEGYITIQQILNGQFNSIVKNSLFSDYKDMGLVVLGYTILTLFGKSFAALFTLNGGGNGGVFGPSLVMGGLLGFAFSYGVNLTGIAELNVPNFVVAGMAGALSGIMHAPLTGIFLIAEVTGGYTLMVPLMLVCSISYLINRAVLKHSIYTKVLAESGDLISYEDKDRSVLSMMRIKYVLETNFVILRPDETPKGRQTDIIHSKRNIFPVVDYEGKFMGLLYSEFLFSVLLGEVDGGDTTFEKLAQKPNDTVGINENMEIVMAKMNKDDTWILPVLGDENKYMGFVSKSSVFNKYRALLIRQGHYLE, translated from the coding sequence ATGGGAAACCTCAAAAGACGTTTTTTTAAAAAAATAGACCAGATCAATCAATGGCGAATGAAGAAAGTTTCTAACCGGAACTTTATTATTATACTCGCATTTTTGGTTGGAATTGTTGGTGGTATTATGGCATCTGTACTGAAAAGATTAACCCATTTTATTGCAACGACTATACAGGATGATATCGACTGGAAAGTAAAATACTCAGTTTACTTAATTTTTCCATTGATCGGAATTTTGCTCAGCGTATTTTTTGTTCGCAAATTTCTGAAAGGGAAGAAGATGGAACATGGGATTACACCCATTATCTATGCCATCAGTCGGAAAGGCAGCCGATTGGATCCCAGTAATATTTATTCTCAGGTGGTGACCTCAGCTATAACCGTTGGCTTTGGCGGTTCCTGTGGTTTGGAAGCACCGGTTGCTTTGGGCGGGTCTTCCATCGGTTCTAATATCGCCCGTTTTTTTGGACTGCAGTATAAGGAAGTTACCATGTTATTGGCTTGCGGTGCAGCAGCAGGAATTTCAGGTGCATTCAACAGCCCTTTGGCCGGAATGATTTTTGCCATCGAGATTTTGCTTCCAGAATTTTCAATTCCCGTGTTCATTCCTTTGCTGATCTCATCGGCATTGGCTTCTGTTGTCTCTCGTGTGCTTTATAATGAGCCTTTATTCAGTACGTTTAATTCCGACTGGCAGGTTTCGGCCTTAGTATTTTACCTCTTGTTGGCCGTGTTGATTGGGCTTTATACGATTTACTTTGCACGTGTTTCCAGAAGTGTGGGTAAATGGTTTTCTAAGATTAAGAATCCCTATAATAAAGTCTGGGTCAGTGGAATTGCTTTAGGTCTGATGATTTTTGTATTCCCGGCGCTGTATGGTGAGGGCTATATTACCATTCAGCAGATTCTGAATGGTCAGTTTAACTCGATTGTTAAGAACAGTCTGTTTTCAGACTATAAAGATATGGGATTAGTTGTCCTGGGCTATACGATATTAACCTTATTTGGGAAATCTTTTGCTGCATTATTTACCTTAAACGGTGGCGGAAATGGTGGGGTATTTGGACCAAGTTTAGTCATGGGCGGATTATTAGGATTTGCATTTTCGTATGGTGTAAACTTAACCGGAATAGCCGAGTTAAACGTACCAAATTTTGTGGTAGCGGGGATGGCCGGTGCGTTGAGTGGCATTATGCATGCGCCGTTGACGGGCATATTTTTGATTGCTGAAGTGACCGGAGGTTATACGTTGATGGTTCCATTGATGTTGGTTTGTTCCATTTCTTATTTGATTAATCGGGCCGTGCTAAAGCATTCCATTTACACCAAGGTATTGGCGGAGTCTGGCGATCTGATTTCTTATGAAGATAAGGATCGATCCGTGTTAAGTATGATGCGGATTAAATATGTATTGGAAACTAATTTTGTGATCTTACGCCCTGACGAAACACCAAAAGGTCGACAAACAGACATCATCCATAGTAAACGCAATATCTTTCCCGTGGTTGATTATGAGGGCAAATTTATGGGACTTCTTTATAGTGAGTTTCTATTTTCAGTCTTATTGGGCGAAGTGGATGGGGGAGATACCACCTTTGAGAAATTAGCGCAGAAGCCAAATGATACCGTTGGGATCAACGAAAACATGGAAATCGTGATGGCTAAAATGAATAAGGACGATACGTGGATACTTCCGGTTTTAGGGGACGAAAATAAATATATGGGCTTTGTTTCCAAATCGAGTGTATTCAATAAATATCGCGCATTACTGATCCGTCAGGGGCACTATTTGGAATAA
- a CDS encoding riboflavin synthase, producing MFTGIIETLGKIENIEQEKSNIHFYVSSAISNELKIDQSVSHNGVCLTVVGLNNDLHKVTAIDETLQKTNLAQLKVGDLINLERCTLAGGRFDGHIVQGHVDQTARCIQKKDENGSFIFTFQYDVSKQNITVEKGSITVNGISLTVVDSKDDQFSVAIIPYTLEHTNLQQVEVGSTVNLEFDIIGKYVTKIMALRA from the coding sequence ATGTTTACTGGAATCATAGAAACCTTAGGAAAAATAGAAAATATCGAACAGGAGAAAAGTAATATCCATTTTTACGTCAGTTCTGCTATTTCCAATGAACTTAAAATAGACCAAAGCGTTAGTCATAATGGTGTTTGTCTTACTGTAGTAGGATTAAACAATGATCTTCATAAAGTGACAGCAATTGACGAAACCCTACAGAAGACAAATCTGGCTCAGTTAAAGGTGGGCGATCTGATCAATCTGGAACGCTGTACTTTGGCAGGCGGAAGATTTGATGGACATATCGTTCAGGGACATGTGGATCAGACTGCGCGTTGTATCCAAAAGAAAGATGAAAATGGTAGTTTTATTTTTACCTTTCAATACGATGTTTCCAAGCAAAATATCACCGTAGAAAAAGGATCCATTACCGTAAATGGTATCAGCTTGACAGTAGTCGATTCTAAAGACGATCAGTTCTCCGTTGCCATCATTCCATATACGCTAGAGCATACCAACTTGCAGCAGGTTGAAGTGGGGAGCACAGTCAACTTGGAGTTTGATATCATCGGGAAATATGTCACGAAGATAATGGCTTTGCGCGCTTAA
- a CDS encoding RNA polymerase sigma factor produces the protein MRQIESYINTLKEGDEMALCFFMDHFGHSLRYFAFSYLRNKTDAEEIVSDVFVKLWNNRQKVENYESLKAFLFIATKNACIDMQRTTQFKIRKEELDILQHMSVPEDDVLKKIFRTELTELLLAEINLLPRQQAQIFKLSFLEGLNTEEICETLNTTASTVYYARSKALYALKERFKSKKFEYLSVLMLSAWYAFKG, from the coding sequence ATGCGGCAAATAGAATCATACATCAATACATTAAAAGAAGGTGATGAAATGGCTTTATGCTTTTTTATGGATCATTTTGGTCATTCGTTACGCTATTTTGCCTTTTCCTACCTCCGCAACAAAACCGACGCCGAAGAAATTGTCTCCGATGTTTTTGTTAAGTTATGGAATAATCGACAAAAGGTAGAGAATTATGAAAGCCTGAAGGCCTTTCTTTTTATCGCTACTAAAAATGCCTGTATCGATATGCAAAGAACGACGCAATTCAAAATACGGAAAGAGGAGCTCGATATTCTTCAGCATATGTCGGTTCCGGAAGACGATGTACTCAAGAAAATATTCCGGACGGAACTCACCGAATTGCTGCTTGCTGAAATAAATTTGCTCCCCAGACAGCAGGCTCAGATCTTCAAGCTCAGCTTTTTGGAAGGCTTGAATACCGAAGAAATTTGTGAAACATTAAACACAACCGCATCGACCGTCTATTATGCAAGGTCTAAGGCATTATACGCATTAAAAGAAAGGTTCAAATCTAAAAAATTTGAATACCTCAGTGTTCTTATGCTATCTGCATGGTATGCCTTCAAAGGATAA
- a CDS encoding arylsulfatase — protein MKIKAGLALILLGWGTLFAQQKKKQHQLPNIIFFYADDLGYAETEPYGQRLIKTPHIQQLAREGLRFINHYTSTPVCAPARCMLLTGKHGGQSYIRGNYELGGFADSLEAGQMPLPEGTYTMAHLFKKAGYQTAAIGKWGLGMSNSTGSPNKQGFDYFFGYLDQKQAHNYYPTHLWENETKYPLQNKEKFVHTPLDSSKATTEDFKQFDGKEYAPELMTAKALAFIDKNRSKPFFLYLPYTLPHLSLQVPQEYVDKYKDLFQDKPYYGQDGYTATPYPRATYAGMITYLDDQVGTIMKHIKSLGIDDNTIILFSSDNGTGFNGGIDYRFFRSVDSLRGLKMDVFEGGIKVPLIVRWPNHIKANAETDLISAQYDLMATFAQLVQQSPGHSNGLSLLPTWLGQKNQQKHQYLYFEYPEKGGQLAIREGRWKAVKLDLKKNPKAKWQLFDLTTDPWEENDLAAQYPQMLRHFDEIVQHEHRPAHIQEWEIVANKMIKK, from the coding sequence ATGAAAATAAAAGCTGGACTCGCCCTCATCCTCCTCGGATGGGGGACTCTTTTTGCACAACAAAAGAAAAAGCAGCATCAATTGCCCAATATTATATTTTTTTATGCGGACGATTTAGGTTATGCCGAAACGGAGCCCTATGGACAGCGATTGATCAAAACACCACATATCCAGCAGCTGGCACGTGAAGGTCTACGTTTTATAAACCACTATACAAGTACGCCTGTCTGTGCCCCCGCCCGTTGCATGTTATTAACGGGCAAGCATGGTGGCCAATCCTATATTCGTGGAAATTATGAATTGGGCGGTTTTGCAGATAGTCTCGAAGCTGGCCAGATGCCACTTCCTGAAGGAACCTATACCATGGCTCATCTATTTAAAAAAGCCGGCTATCAGACCGCAGCCATTGGAAAGTGGGGACTTGGGATGAGTAATTCCACCGGAAGCCCCAACAAACAGGGATTTGATTATTTTTTTGGCTACCTGGACCAAAAACAGGCCCACAATTACTACCCAACTCATCTTTGGGAAAATGAAACAAAATATCCCCTTCAAAATAAGGAAAAATTTGTCCATACTCCTTTAGATTCCAGTAAGGCCACGACAGAGGACTTCAAGCAGTTTGACGGTAAGGAATATGCACCTGAACTAATGACAGCGAAAGCGCTGGCTTTTATCGACAAAAACCGAAGTAAACCTTTTTTCTTATATCTTCCTTATACTTTGCCGCACTTATCACTACAAGTTCCCCAGGAATATGTAGATAAATATAAGGACCTCTTCCAGGACAAACCGTATTACGGACAGGACGGCTATACCGCTACCCCCTATCCAAGAGCGACCTATGCGGGTATGATCACCTACCTGGATGACCAAGTCGGTACCATTATGAAACATATCAAATCATTGGGAATAGATGACAATACCATTATTCTGTTTTCCAGTGACAACGGAACTGGTTTTAATGGGGGCATAGATTATCGCTTTTTCCGCAGTGTCGATTCACTTAGGGGATTAAAAATGGATGTTTTTGAAGGTGGTATCAAAGTTCCGTTAATTGTCAGGTGGCCAAACCATATCAAAGCCAATGCTGAAACGGACCTTATCTCGGCCCAATATGACCTCATGGCAACCTTCGCACAGCTGGTTCAACAAAGCCCCGGACACAGCAATGGGCTCTCCCTCCTTCCAACCTGGCTGGGTCAGAAGAATCAACAGAAACATCAATACCTCTATTTCGAATATCCAGAAAAGGGCGGCCAGCTCGCCATACGCGAAGGACGTTGGAAGGCCGTCAAACTCGATCTGAAGAAAAACCCCAAAGCAAAATGGCAATTGTTTGATTTAACGACAGACCCTTGGGAAGAAAATGATTTAGCTGCACAATACCCGCAAATGCTGCGACATTTTGATGAAATTGTTCAGCATGAACACCGACCTGCCCATATTCAGGAATGGGAAATTGTAGCGAATAAGATGATTAAAAAATAA